The DNA segment CCAGAGACCGACCCCGGCTGAGGTCGATGGATCATAATCGATATCGTATAAATCCGGTAAGCCCAGCACATGACCAAACTCATGACAGAATACCCCGATCGGAGAAAGTGAGGCACTGCTGTAATATTCTTCCGGCTGGATGGTGTATTCATTTATATAAATGCCATCCTTGTAAGTGGCGTAGGAACCAAGATCCCATTTATGTGAAGCCATATCATTGAGATTCCCGGTTAATTCCATTCCCGGACCGGCGTGAACGATTGCCAGACCGTCAATTTCACCATCCGGCATACCGGAAGGACCATAAGTATCGAACAGGGAAAAGTCGATACCGACCGAATCAGCCACATTGATGGCATCATAGGCCAGCCCGCGAGAATTGGTCGGGAAAATACTCCCTATCCCCCCCTGCCCATCCACATAATAGAAATACGGGCGCGGCATTCTCAACCAGCCATAAACCTGCCCCTTGATAAGCATTTTACCATAAGAATTTTCAAGATAGTACTCGGTCATCGAACCGGTCGGATTGAGTCTTCCGGTGGAAAATAGAATCGAATCGAACTCGGCCACGGTTCCGGCCACATCGCCGGCGGTGTAAGCGCTATCGGCGAAATCCACCAGCAGGACCATGATAGTCAGGGTATCGACATCATCACTCGAGGTAGCCATACGTCTGGGCCGGTCAATTTCCCCGGCGCTATTAAGGCCAAGCGTCTTGGCATCCCGGAGAATCGTAATGTAATCCTGCAAAAGACCGTCTATTTCGAGTTTCTCACGCGCCTCCGGAGTAATCTGAACCGCGTGAACTTCTACCCCGATCATGACAGCAAGCATGATCACCAGGGTCGATATTCCAATTTTAACGACTGTACTCATTATTCATATCCCGCGAGTAATTATAATTTTAATTTTTGGATCTGAGTCCATCTATTTTATCAGCATCATTTTTTTGGTTTCAACGCTGGAACCGCATCTTAAGCGATAGAAATAAATCCCCGAACCGACTTCCTCTCCCCCGGAATTGCGCCCGTCCCAGGTAATTTCATGGTACCCGGTCGTAACCACACCGTCGTACAGCGTCCGGACTTTTTGCCCCAGTGTATTGAAGATGGTCAATTCGACCTTTGAGGTTCGGTTCAATTCAAAGGCAATGGTCGTTGTGGGATTAAACGGATTGGGATAATTCTGATCCAGAACAAAACTGGCCGGCAATATTCCCTGTGATTCCTGAACCTCGGTGAATCCTGTATAACGGTCAATGGCCCGATTGACTGAAGACACCAGTTCATCCATACCGCGCGCGGCCAGCATCGCCAGGGCGACTTCCACCGAATCGCCCGAAGCCAGATTAAAAGGTCCGAAAGACACAATCGTCATAAAATCAGCGTCAGCAGTATCATCGATTAGAATTCCTTCAGAAGAAATATAGGCGAATTTGGTCTGTCTATCCAGTCCGATTTTGCCGCCGTCGTTTTTCATGGATAAGATGCCGTTATATTTCGTCAGCGGAAGCAAACCCGTATAAAGGCCATCGCCCGTCTGGTAAACCATATCGCTTCCGGTATCGAAACCGACCCGGTCACCGCTGTCATCAAGATCGAAATCGGCCAGGAAACCGAAATAGACATTGTTCATGGCCGTAAGGGTATTATTCACCAGGTAATATTTAATAATGATGAAATTATCATTGCCCGAATCATTATAACTCGACATCGACTGCGAAATCGATACCGGCAAGGGAAGATCGGATTCGGTATCAACCATCCGGCAATAACTCCGGAAACCGCCGTCAATATCGGGATAACTGGTTGCCAATTCCTGGAGCGGCGAGAAATCCGATTCATAGGCATAAGCCTGGGTGTCGCGCACCGATGATGATAACTGCACCGCGCTCCGTCCGACAATTATACCGGCTTCATAGAGTAGGTTTTCGGACTGATCCAGCGTAAAACCGCTTTCCCCGGCCGGGAATATCGATCCCGTTCCATAACCGATCTGGCCGATATCGGACACCGTCGCCTCGAGCCTGGGTGTCACATGAGTAACCATATTTCCCGCCGGTTCATGGCCGACTGTTATTTCCAGAGCCAGAGTATCGATTTCCTCACTGTATGGAAAGGTTATGAGCAACTTAAAAGGAATTTTCTGACCGTTGAAAAAGGCGTCGGCGAAATTTATCTCAAACGGCGTCAGGTTCACCGCCGAAGTGTTTTTCTGCTGAAAGACGAACAGGGTCCGGTTGTTGATTATTTCAACCCCTTCTTCAAAACAAACCAGTTCCGCCTGAACCGAATCGATCTCCCCGGAAGGAATCTCGAGACGCATATATAAATCGAAGGTCTCGCCGGGATCGGCAATCTTATCGCCCCCGATATAATGGGCGCTGATATAGATATCCGGGGCCGGAGGCGAGGGAAGATACTGAAGCGCCAGATCGGCATCGGGCAGACCATGACCGTACATATTGTCTTCCCCGGTTGCCCCCAGGTCATGGCATGATTCCAGAATGGCATTTTTTATTTCGGACACGGTAACATCGGGGTTGTACTGACGGAACAGGGCCACCATCCCGGCGATCAACGGCGCCGCCATCGACGTTCCGCTTTTCAAAACATAACTGCTGTTTTTGGTCGAGGAATAAATCGAAACGCCCGGGGCCACAACCTCCGGCTTGATCTGAGTGGTATCACAACTCGATGGTCCGCGGCTGGAAAAACTGGCGATGGTGTTGGTGGTATGATCGATAGCCCCCACCGCAAAAGAATTTAGCAGGGAGCTGGCCCTGTTAGCCGGAATCCGAAGTGACATCGCATCCGGACCTTCATTACCGGCCGCAAAAATGGTTACGATCCCGGCCGCCTCAACATTATCAATCACCTGGTAGAAAGTCTGGTCGCAGGGCTGCATAAGTGAGGTCGGAATCCCCCAGCTATTCAAAATCACGTCCGGCATATCATCGATGGTAGCCGAATTGCCGTCCGGATCCATAGCCCACTGAAAGGCCAATAGAATATCCTCGATAGTGCGGCTCAGAGTCTGTCCCTGATCGATAACGGCCGCCGTAATCCATTCCGCTCCCGGCGCGACCCCGAAACTGTCGATTCTGGTACTGCCCACCATCAGTCCCATGGTATGCGTCCCGTGGCCGGTCTTATCGAAGGGTATGGTATCGGTCGAATTGGGAGCAAAGAAAGCCGCCTCACTTCCGGTCGTCCATCCCCGCCATTTACTGCTCAGGGCCGGGTGCGTCCCTTCCACCCCGGTATCAAAACTACACACCAGCCGTCCTTTGCCCGTAATGCCCTTCTGCCACACTGCTGGAATATTAAGGGCGGTCAGATGGCTGTAAACGGTGGCCATCTTGGCCGTCATCGAAACCGGAGTTTCATCAACCGGTTCGATGAGTTCAGCCTGACCGTTTTCAATAATCGATGCAATCCCGCTGATTGCGGCAATTCGGTCGAGTTTTGAAACAGGGATCTCGAAAACAAGAGCCGGTGCAACCCAATAACTGCGAATATTCGCCACGGGATAAATTCCCAGAATTTCGTTTTTTATATTCTGAGTCGCCGCCGGATTGGCCGCTTTAAGATTCTCAATAACATTAAAATGCCGTTCTTTCAGAGTCATTCCCGGCATAGTCGAAGTCCTGGCGGCATAATCGCGACCCGCATCATCATCGACAAAGATAATAATAGAGATAAGAGAATCGTCCTCGATCGGATTAATAAGAATATCGTTCAGTGAAGGCGACAATTCAGCCGCCTGAAGCAATCCTGCTGAAATCAGAATCAGACCGATATTGGTCAAAATCCATGATATTTTTGCAGATAAGCGATTCATCTCAGTCTCCTCAAATAAAACCAAAACCTTATCGCGCAACCGGCGTGCCGGAAGAAAAATCAAAAGAATAATGATATGTTACCGCTGGAAAATTCACACATCAAGCCCTGACGATACACTATCTCATTGCCCGGCCATGACTTACGTTTCTTCCTAAAAACGGGCGAAATATGCACAGCAGGATCATTCGATTTCCTGGGATTTGCATATCGGTGAGATGATATGCAAGTGAGAACTTCCTTGCAGATTAATCTCTTTGTTGTCTTGAAACTGATTGTTGATTATTTTGGGGATATGAAACGGCTTGCGGGACTTCTTAAAAAACATCCCATAATACTCATCCTGATATTGGCCGGATTGATTCGACTGATTTTTCTGATGGAATACTATAACAGCCCGGAATGGAATCAACTGGTAGTTGATTCGCTTTTCCATCATCGCTGGGCCATTTCGATTGCTTTCGGCAATATTATCGGAGATCAGGTTTTTTTCCGGGCGCCTTTTTACATTTACATCCTGGGGCTAATCTATGCCATCGCCGGACCATCGCTTCTGGCCGCAAGGATTTTCGGTCACTTGGTCGGCCTTATCTCTGTCTTTCTGACATACCTGAT comes from the Candidatus Zixiibacteriota bacterium genome and includes:
- a CDS encoding S8 family serine peptidase, encoding MNRLSAKISWILTNIGLILISAGLLQAAELSPSLNDILINPIEDDSLISIIIFVDDDAGRDYAARTSTMPGMTLKERHFNVIENLKAANPAATQNIKNEILGIYPVANIRSYWVAPALVFEIPVSKLDRIAAISGIASIIENGQAELIEPVDETPVSMTAKMATVYSHLTALNIPAVWQKGITGKGRLVCSFDTGVEGTHPALSSKWRGWTTGSEAAFFAPNSTDTIPFDKTGHGTHTMGLMVGSTRIDSFGVAPGAEWITAAVIDQGQTLSRTIEDILLAFQWAMDPDGNSATIDDMPDVILNSWGIPTSLMQPCDQTFYQVIDNVEAAGIVTIFAAGNEGPDAMSLRIPANRASSLLNSFAVGAIDHTTNTIASFSSRGPSSCDTTQIKPEVVAPGVSIYSSTKNSSYVLKSGTSMAAPLIAGMVALFRQYNPDVTVSEIKNAILESCHDLGATGEDNMYGHGLPDADLALQYLPSPPAPDIYISAHYIGGDKIADPGETFDLYMRLEIPSGEIDSVQAELVCFEEGVEIINNRTLFVFQQKNTSAVNLTPFEINFADAFFNGQKIPFKLLITFPYSEEIDTLALEITVGHEPAGNMVTHVTPRLEATVSDIGQIGYGTGSIFPAGESGFTLDQSENLLYEAGIIVGRSAVQLSSSVRDTQAYAYESDFSPLQELATSYPDIDGGFRSYCRMVDTESDLPLPVSISQSMSSYNDSGNDNFIIIKYYLVNNTLTAMNNVYFGFLADFDLDDSGDRVGFDTGSDMVYQTGDGLYTGLLPLTKYNGILSMKNDGGKIGLDRQTKFAYISSEGILIDDTADADFMTIVSFGPFNLASGDSVEVALAMLAARGMDELVSSVNRAIDRYTGFTEVQESQGILPASFVLDQNYPNPFNPTTTIAFELNRTSKVELTIFNTLGQKVRTLYDGVVTTGYHEITWDGRNSGGEEVGSGIYFYRLRCGSSVETKKMMLIK